The window TACTTACGTGCGGTCGAGCTTAGCCAAGTGCCAGCTACTTGTCAAAGAAATGCGGCGTGTCAGCAAGTCAATCGCCAGGGGGACGCAAGGCCCGAAAGAGATTCTGACGAATGACTTTATGTCATGACTCAGGCGCGCCGCCGGAAAAAACCGGCGGCGCGCCTGAATTTTGGTCGGGAGCAACCGACTTATCCGGCGGCTGCCGTGATCATCACTTCCATATTGACGGCGTGCGGTTGCAATTCACCTCGCAGAACCACCACGTTGGCGGGCGCCTCGATCCCTAGTCGCACCTTGTCGCCGCTGACGCGAACGACCGTGACGACAATCGAATCGCCCACCTTAATACACTCGTTCTCTCTCCTGGATAGCACCAGCATGGCTCACCTCCCTGTATGATGTAGTGTATGAATGTATACATGACTTCCGCGCAACAGTCAACCTCTAATCGGACGGAGGAAATTTCGCGGAAATCGGACGCCAAGAGCAACGAAGCCCAAACGCAGCGCGAGGCGGACCGCGCCCCGGTTTTTGTCCCGGACGCGTTGAACTCGACTGCTCGCAGACAGCCAGCGGCTGAAGACGACTCCCTTCAGAGTGAAATGGTTGCCAATCCTTGGCCGCAGGGTAGGAAGCTGTGCGGCTAGCTTCGCTACATTGCCCTGACACTAGAAGCTATCGGCAATCTAGTCGAGCTAGTGAAGATTTGATGGATGCGAAATTTTATCGCCGCTAGTTCGCCGGCTCGAACGGCGCCTTTTCGAACGCGCTGAAGCGCTCCGCGATTTTCGCATCGCGGTCGGTTCCCTGGTGCAGCACAACGCGATATCCCAGCTTGAGCGATTCGCCAGACGCCAGATTGTGCTCGCCGCCGGTTCCTTCCACGCGGGGAAAATCTTTCTTGCCGAAAGGATTCGCGGCAAAGAGCCCGTAGTCGCGCACATGCCAGCGACATGGAAAGTTGAAGCTGTCCGGATGATTGAGAATGGCAATACCCAGCGTTTCTCCGTCGACGGGGCCGTGGTAATCAACCCACTTGGCAGGTTTGCCCCAGGCACGGCGATCTTCTAATCCCTCGCTGGTGACGATATGCCCCCCTTGTCGAGCATTGAGAGCAACGAAATTGGGCACGCGAATTCCAAAGGTTCCTTCCTTAGTGTCGCCAAACTTCACCGGCCCATCAGTGGCCTTGAGCGTGAAGAAAACGTCGATCAGCCGCGCATCTCCGTCCGCGGAAAAGATATAGGTGCGCTCGTCCTCCAAGACCTTTTTCCCATCGGGGGCGATCCAATCGACAACCGCAGTAATTACGCCCTTGTCGCCGCCGGCAATCTTTCGAAATTCGCGATGCTCGGTCTTTCCCTTGCCCAGGCTCCAAAAATCGACGCCATTCACGTCGCCATGCGTAAACCACAGCGAACGATGATGCGGATGGTCCTTGACTTCGCCCTCAATGTCGCGGGTCATCGGCTTGCCGCTTGGGCCGATGATTGGAAACAAAATCGGCCTGCCCGCGGATTGCTTGACGTAGCGAGTGAAAAGTTTGCCGTCGAGCAGGACCTCGACGCCGTCGGGACCTTCTTTCAACTCAAACTGGGTGGCCAGCACGCCGGACGACGCAAGGGAAATCGACGCGGCGAGTGCAAGCAACCAAATCGAACGCATCATGTCGGGGTCCTATACGATGACGTGAGCCCAAGGAGACCCGGGCAGCCATTGCCGAGGCAATGTGTGGAAATCGCTGGCGAGTGGCGCGCCAACTGTGGGACACGCACGCTCAACATCGTAGTCGCCGCGACCGAGCGAGGCCAGCAGGCGGTTAACGGGTGATGGCGCCGCGCTGCCGCGCCACTTCCGGAGTTTTGCGTGTTTCCTGAGGCGTTGGTTGCTGCTCAGGACCGCGCTGAAACTCCTCGAACGAGACTTTGGCGAGACTTGTAAGCAACTGGCCTGCCTCGTCAATGCGTCGCAGGTCTTCGCCGGAGATCTTCCAGGCGATTGTATGCTTGCTCAGCAGCTTGACCTCGCGACGCGGAGCGGGCGCCGCAGCCGGCACAATCGTGAGCTCCACCTGCATCGGCAGCACATGCCGCTCGAATAACGCGCGATTCAAGGCAATGCGAGTGAAGGGGGGCGCCGAGCCAGGATTGACCACCGTGTTCAACTGCGCGTACCAATCGGAGAATTCTTGATACTGACGCAGCGCCGTGGCGTCGTTGCAGGCGCGAATGGAGACACGATACGTCATATTGGGGCTGGTGAGTTCAAGGACACCGCGTTTCGGGGTCGCGGCTTGAAATTTTGGCTCGGCCAGAAAGCGCAGGAGCGCGTCTTTATGGGCCAGCGCATGCTGTTTGAGTTCTTCGTTGTAGGCGGCCACTTCGCGCGTGGGAATCTCGGTTTGAACCTGGCGAGCCGGGTCGAGCAGCACAAACAACCCGCGACGCGCATCAAAGATTGTGATGCTCTCGGGCAGAGACAGAAAATCGTAAACCAGCCCAGCGC is drawn from Pirellulales bacterium and contains these coding sequences:
- a CDS encoding PmoA family protein, with translation MMRSIWLLALAASISLASSGVLATQFELKEGPDGVEVLLDGKLFTRYVKQSAGRPILFPIIGPSGKPMTRDIEGEVKDHPHHRSLWFTHGDVNGVDFWSLGKGKTEHREFRKIAGGDKGVITAVVDWIAPDGKKVLEDERTYIFSADGDARLIDVFFTLKATDGPVKFGDTKEGTFGIRVPNFVALNARQGGHIVTSEGLEDRRAWGKPAKWVDYHGPVDGETLGIAILNHPDSFNFPCRWHVRDYGLFAANPFGKKDFPRVEGTGGEHNLASGESLKLGYRVVLHQGTDRDAKIAERFSAFEKAPFEPAN
- a CDS encoding carbon storage regulator — translated: MLVLSRRENECIKVGDSIVVTVVRVSGDKVRLGIEAPANVVVLRGELQPHAVNMEVMITAAAG